The DNA region GCGAAGGCTGCGAAACTTCCCTATAAGCAATGATAGAGTGTCATCATCTGCACTCTTAGTACCCATGGTCAGAACCCTTCATGGACCTGAAGTGGGATTGATGCGCGTTGGCGATAGACAAAAGGCGGCCATAATCGTCAATAGATAGACGCCCTACATCGGTGGGCAGTTCACCCCTGAACTTCGATGGGTGTCGCACACAATCGCGGGTTGTGTGGGTGGCAATACTCCGGCCGAGCCTTGCGACATTCATGTTGGGTCTTCGTTGTGGCGGAACAAGTTTGTCATGTGCGATGTGGTATATGTATTAATTCTATTAACTCGTAACAACTTCCACGACCTGCGTGTTCTGATTCTGTCTTGGCTTAGAAATGGGGCGTGTTGAGCAGTATGCCCATCAGGCAGCCACCGATCAGACCTGCGATGGGAATTGTCATGATCCAGGAGAAGACCAGGAGACCTACTCGCTTCCAGTTGACAGCCTTCAAAGAGCCGTTGCAGAGACCAACGCCGACTGTGGCACCCGTAATGCACATAGACGTGGATACTGGAAGCGAATACTGTGAGAAGATGAGAACCGTAATGGCAGCTCCCATCTCCATGGACGATCCACGGCTGGGAGAGTGATATGTGATCTTGTTGCCCATGACTAGATAGAGTTGTCAGTAATCAGACCATTCGAGTCGCTTGAGCAAAAGGGCATGTGCTCACCCTTCATGATGTTGTATCCGTATGTAATGAAGCCAATGCAGATCGTCAACGCCATGACAGCAATCTGCCAGAGAGGAACAGGCGCCTTAGCACCGATAGCCTCGCCAGTAGACCAAGCAGAGTACATGGCAGCCCAAACACCGACCGCGTTACCAACGTCGTTTGCGCCGTGGGCAAAGGAGGCAGTGCAAGCCGTGATGATTTGCACGAAGGAGTAAAGGTATTCAACCTCATTAGGGTACTTCTTCGCGAGGCTATAAACACGCGCCATACGGAGGCCCTCCGGGGTGCCTTCGATGCCAATTTGCGCCGTATGGATATCGTAGTGAGCACCGTAGAGAGCGCAAGCCACAATCATGGCGGGGATGCGCTTGCATAGGGCGATCATGTTATGCGTCTCGTGGATTGATCCGACACCAATAGGATTCGCGTGAAGTGTTCGCATAGCCCAGCCGAGAGGGCCCTTGGTCTTTCGCAACTTGGCGTGGTGGCGCTCCTGTGCATCTCGCAGCATCTGTTGGTAGTGGTGCTGACTGTATTCGGCAAGAAtgagcttcttctccctTTCGCTGGCTTCAGGGGCAGCCTTGGGCGTAACGTGTCTCGCGCGAAGGTCGGGGTTCTCGTTGATGACCTTTTCCTtggggtcgtcgagcacaCCGCCTTCCTGTGAGGCTACCTGGGAAGCAGCTTCATCTTCGTCATCCGAGTGTTGGATGACGGCGTAGTTGGGAACTTTGGCC from Purpureocillium takamizusanense chromosome 3, complete sequence includes:
- a CDS encoding uncharacterized protein (TransMembrane:10 (o6-23i44-64o84-104i116-139o145-169i181-205o217-241i501-523o543-575i587-613o)~EggNog:ENOG503NUM9~COG:P) encodes the protein MVLTAYTYVFAIGTCFALLEAYNNGANDVANAWATSVSSRSVTYRQAMVLCLVFEMLGALTVGARTASTIKNGIIPVSAFQDNAGVQLLAFACAAAGASLWVMWCTRHSAHVSSTYSLISAIAGVGVATVGASGVQWGWNGGKGLGAIFAGLGMAPAIAACFGAIIFMLIKVVVHQRKNPVPWAVWTSPFFFLIAGTICTLSIVYKGSPNLGLDKKPAWYIAALTLGVGWGLFVLSALFFVPYVHAKVIKKDNTLRWWDAIYGPLLFSRPTPEAAVEAKVPNYAVIQHSDDEDEAASQVASQEGGVLDDPKEKVINENPDLRARHVTPKAAPEASEREKKLILAEYSQHHYQQMLRDAQERHHAKLRKTKGPLGWAMRTLHANPIGVGSIHETHNMIALCKRIPAMIVACALYGAHYDIHTAQIGIEGTPEGLRMARVYSLAKKYPNEVEYLYSFVQIITACTASFAHGANDVGNAVGVWAAMYSAWSTGEAIGAKAPVPLWQIAVMALTICIGFITYGYNIMKVMGNKITYHSPSRGSSMEMGAAITVLIFSQYSLPVSTSMCITGATVGVGLCNGSLKAVNWKRVGLLVFSWIMTIPIAGLIGGCLMGILLNTPHF